A single Molothrus aeneus isolate 106 chromosome 9, BPBGC_Maene_1.0, whole genome shotgun sequence DNA region contains:
- the TNFSF4 gene encoding tumor necrosis factor ligand superfamily member 4, producing the protein MDGQTDAGAGAGQQLEQQREGAEEEGRLWQGGQARSSLHLVSAVAQWVLLLACLIYLGVHFLRPSKTQSDKVLWTHIRYSGRSTRGAAVNLSAESGPIQIRNGSVLVPCDGLYLLSLRSTIYLDEKEEDWLNLTLQASSSVLWEQIVQSSESRVNLTTVLYLFEQDSITLWTSSNASLWDLSLSLVLVADSKS; encoded by the exons atggatggacagacggacgcaggggcaggagcagggcagcagctggagcagcagagggagggtgcagaggaggaggggaggctCTGGCAGGGAGGCCAGGCCAGGAGCTCGCTGCACCTCGTCTCTGCTGTGGCTCAGTGGGTTTTGCTGCTTGCCTGCCTGATCTACCTGGGAGTGCATTTCCTGCGGCCCTCCAAG aCCCAGAGTGACAAAGTGCTGTGGACCCACATCCGATACTCAG GCAGGAGCACCAGGGGAGCAGCCGTGAACCTCTCAGCGGAATCGGGGCCCATCCAGATCCGGAATGGCTCCGTGCTGGTCCCCTGTGACGGCCTCTACCTCCTGTCCCTCAGGAGCACCATCTACCTGGATGAGAAGGAGGAGGACTGGCTGAACCTGACCCTGCAGGCcagcagcagtgtcctgtgGGAGCAGATTGTGCAGAGCAGTGAGAGCAGAGTGAACCTCACCACAGTGCTCTACCTGTTTGAGCAGGACAGCATCACGCTGTGGACCAGCTCCAACGCCAGCCTCTGGGACCTGTCCCTCAGCCTGGTGTTAGTAGCTGACAGCAAGTCCTAG